In a genomic window of Urocitellus parryii isolate mUroPar1 chromosome 2, mUroPar1.hap1, whole genome shotgun sequence:
- the Iqcf2 gene encoding IQ domain-containing protein F2 translates to MSSDDHSSDQEPVQEVLILHLLLLPCSSNFYSNQVIILLDNVAHAYRGSLFQLAIPHANQKKQTKEAIKIQAWWRGTLVRRTLQHAALRAWIIQCWWRTILTRVAERKRRTALIDFACRERAVVKLQSLIRMWRIHWRYCQVLNAIYVIQCHWQCHNCQTCASLRGHCVITSTHLQFHIEIINN, encoded by the exons ATGTCCTCAGATGACCACAGCAGCGATCAAGAACCCGTCCAAGAAGTATTGatcttgcatctgctgctgcttccttgttcttccaacttttattctaaCCAAGTCATCATCCTATTGGATAATGTTGCCCATGCTTACAGAGGGTCTCTATTTCAgctggctatcccacatgccaatcag aaaaagcaaacaaaggaaGCCATCAAGATCCAGGCCTGGTGGCGGGGCACCCTGGTGCGCCGGACACTGCAGCATGCAGCCCTCAGGGCATGGATCATTCAGTGCTGGTGGCGGACGATACTTACGCGGGTGGCAGAGAGGAAGCGACGGACGGCACTGATTGACTTTGCATGCAGAGAGAGAGCAGTGGTCAAGCTCCAGTCTTTGATTCGCATGTGGCGCATCCACTGGCGATACTGCCAGGTGCTCAATGCCATTTATGTCATTCAGTGCCATTGGCAATGCCACAACTGCCAGACATGTGCTTCCCTCCGGGGCCACTGTGTGATCACCTCCACTCACCTGCAGTTCCACATTGAGATCATCAACAACTAG